A window of the Lysinibacillus irui genome harbors these coding sequences:
- the folP gene encoding dihydropteroate synthase, protein MLEKYTKPLTINGITLDYTKETFVMGILNVTPDSFSDGGKYNNVEAAVAQAKKMVADGAKIIDVGGESTRPGYERISDEDEIARIVPVIQALAKEVKAIISVDTYKANVARAAIEAGAHIINDIWGAKAEPEIAQVAADLHVPIILMHNRENMDYGIDFWASAKADLERSIAIAHQAGVPDHHIILDPGIGFAKNTAQNIAMMQHLRDLVAMGYPVLLATSRKSMIGNVLNLPVEERLEGTAATVVYGIEKGCHMIRVHDVKEMARATHMTDILVGKRLFKEEA, encoded by the coding sequence ATGCTAGAAAAATATACGAAACCATTAACCATTAATGGTATTACATTAGACTATACAAAAGAAACATTTGTTATGGGCATTCTAAATGTTACACCAGATTCCTTCTCAGATGGTGGCAAGTATAACAATGTTGAAGCTGCTGTTGCTCAAGCGAAAAAAATGGTTGCTGATGGAGCTAAAATAATTGACGTTGGTGGGGAATCTACTCGTCCAGGGTATGAACGAATTTCAGATGAAGATGAAATTGCACGGATCGTACCTGTTATTCAAGCGTTAGCCAAAGAAGTAAAGGCGATTATTTCCGTTGATACGTATAAAGCAAATGTAGCACGTGCCGCAATTGAAGCGGGGGCACACATCATTAATGATATATGGGGAGCAAAAGCGGAGCCGGAAATTGCCCAAGTTGCTGCAGATTTGCATGTTCCCATTATTTTAATGCACAATCGTGAAAATATGGACTATGGTATTGATTTTTGGGCCTCGGCAAAAGCGGATTTAGAAAGAAGTATCGCTATTGCACATCAAGCCGGCGTTCCTGATCATCATATCATCTTAGACCCAGGTATCGGCTTTGCTAAAAACACTGCACAAAATATTGCTATGATGCAACATTTAAGGGATTTAGTAGCTATGGGCTATCCAGTGTTATTAGCGACATCACGGAAATCAATGATTGGCAATGTCTTGAACCTACCTGTCGAGGAGCGTCTTGAAGGGACTGCTGCAACAGTAGTTTACGGTATTGAAAAGGGTTGTCATATGATAAGAGTTCATGATGTAAAAGAAATGGCACGTGCCACGCATATGACTGATATTTTAGTAGGAAAACGTTTGTTTAAGGAGGAAGCGTGA
- the folB gene encoding dihydroneopterin aldolase: MDYIHLKDMQFYGYHGVLAAETTLGQRFRANVSLAVDMTKAGETDDLSYTVNYAEVYAICRDIVEGDPLKLIEALVVKIANAVLTTYPDKVKGVRVELIKPDPPIHGYYKEVSVEVTRGDF, from the coding sequence ATGGATTATATTCACTTAAAGGACATGCAGTTTTACGGCTATCATGGTGTATTAGCAGCAGAAACGACTCTTGGTCAACGCTTCAGAGCAAATGTTTCTCTTGCTGTAGATATGACAAAGGCTGGGGAAACTGATGATCTCTCTTATACAGTCAATTATGCAGAGGTATATGCGATATGTCGTGATATCGTAGAGGGCGATCCATTAAAGCTTATTGAAGCTCTTGTTGTGAAAATAGCGAATGCAGTATTAACAACCTACCCTGATAAAGTAAAGGGCGTTCGAGTAGAGCTAATTAAACCAGACCCACCTATTCATGGTTATTATAAAGAGGTGTCTGTTGAGGTAACGAGAGGTGATTTCTAA
- the folK gene encoding 2-amino-4-hydroxy-6-hydroxymethyldihydropteridine diphosphokinase — translation MKDVYLSIGTNMGERYENLQHAVALLKEKSNIEVVRISSVYETAAVGYTDQADFLNIAVHIKTNVSSADMLEICQSIEQELGRVREFRWGPRIIDLDILLYNHENIKTESLIVPHPRMYERAFVLVPLVEITPSPLGEQLQQAHNLLQQMDCENEGVTLWKTFKEPSTVH, via the coding sequence ATGAAGGATGTCTACCTATCTATCGGAACTAATATGGGAGAGAGATATGAGAATCTTCAGCATGCCGTTGCCCTATTAAAGGAAAAAAGTAATATTGAGGTTGTTCGTATTTCATCTGTTTATGAAACAGCTGCAGTGGGGTACACAGATCAGGCAGATTTTTTAAATATAGCTGTTCATATTAAAACGAATGTCTCATCTGCTGATATGTTGGAGATTTGCCAATCAATTGAACAGGAATTAGGGCGTGTAAGAGAATTCCGCTGGGGCCCACGAATCATTGACCTTGACATTTTGCTATACAATCACGAAAATATTAAAACTGAGAGCTTAATTGTTCCCCATCCAAGAATGTACGAGCGAGCGTTTGTCTTAGTACCCTTAGTTGAGATTACACCATCACCTCTTGGTGAACAACTACAACAAGCACATAATCTGTTGCAGCAAATGGATTGCGAAAATGAAGGTGTAACCTTATGGAAAACGTTTAAAGAACCTTCGACGGTACATTAA
- the dusB gene encoding tRNA dihydrouridine synthase DusB, which yields MSHTTEKPFQIGDIVMDNRVVLAPMAGICNSAFRLTVKEFGAGLVYAEMISDKGIVQKNEKTLGMLYIDERENPLSLQIFGGDKATLVEAAKYVDENTTADIIDINMGCPVNKIIKCEAGARLLLDPNKVYEMVAAVVDAVKKPVSVKMRIGWDDEHIFAIENAQAVERAGASAVAVHGRTRVQMYEGKANWDIIRQVKENVKIPVLGNGDVETPQDAKRMLDTTGVDAVMIGRAALGNPWMIYRTVQYLETGELKEEPSIREKIDVCLLHFERLLQLKGEGIAVREMRKHASWYLKGIRGNGKARNAINQTETAADLRVLLNSLVQEYEEVESNLIVPEAKELII from the coding sequence TTGAGTCATACAACAGAGAAGCCATTTCAAATTGGCGATATTGTTATGGACAATCGAGTAGTTTTAGCGCCCATGGCAGGGATTTGTAACTCTGCTTTCCGATTAACAGTTAAAGAGTTCGGAGCAGGGCTTGTCTATGCCGAAATGATTAGTGATAAGGGCATTGTCCAAAAAAATGAGAAAACATTAGGTATGCTTTATATCGATGAACGTGAAAATCCTCTGTCACTACAAATTTTTGGTGGAGATAAAGCAACCTTAGTGGAAGCGGCGAAGTATGTGGATGAAAATACTACTGCTGATATTATTGATATCAACATGGGGTGCCCAGTTAATAAAATTATAAAATGTGAAGCAGGAGCTCGCTTGTTATTAGATCCAAATAAAGTATATGAAATGGTGGCAGCTGTTGTTGATGCAGTTAAAAAACCTGTCAGCGTAAAAATGCGTATTGGCTGGGATGATGAGCATATTTTTGCCATTGAAAATGCACAAGCTGTTGAGCGTGCAGGTGCCTCTGCAGTAGCAGTCCATGGACGTACTCGTGTACAAATGTACGAGGGTAAGGCGAATTGGGATATCATTCGCCAAGTGAAGGAAAACGTGAAGATTCCTGTGCTTGGTAATGGTGACGTGGAAACGCCACAAGATGCTAAACGGATGCTCGATACAACAGGAGTAGATGCTGTTATGATTGGTCGTGCAGCATTAGGTAATCCATGGATGATTTATCGTACCGTTCAATACCTAGAAACTGGTGAGCTAAAGGAAGAACCGAGTATCCGTGAAAAGATAGATGTATGTCTATTGCACTTTGAACGTTTACTCCAGTTAAAGGGCGAAGGAATAGCAGTACGTGAAATGCGTAAACATGCTTCATGGTACTTAAAAGGAATTCGCGGTAATGGTAAAGCGCGTAATGCGATTAATCAAACTGAAACAGCAGCGGATCTTCGTGTACTATTAAATAGTCTTGTACAGGAATATGAAGAGGTCGAATCTAATTTAATCGTTCCTGAAGCAAAAGAATTAATAATATAG
- the lysS gene encoding lysine--tRNA ligase, translating into MKQVSNIEELNDQLLVRRQKMTTILENGQDPFGSRFERTHLSAEVREQFADQTKEQLEENLQEVIIAGRIMTKRGKGKAGFAHIQDLAGQIQIYVRQDHVGEEAYELFKQADLGDIVGVRGNVFRTQVGELSVKAEDFTFLTKALRPMPEKFHGLQDVEQRYRQRYLDLMTNEDSKKTFITRSKIIRAIRNYLDNAGYLEVETPMLHTIAGGAAARPFITHHNALDMELYMRIAIELHLKRLIVGGLEKVYEIGRVFRNEGISTRHNPEFTMIELYEAYADYQDIMSLTENLIAHVAQEVLGTTTVQYGEDEINLAVGWKRVHMVDAVKEATGVDFWQPMTKEQAQTLAKEHGVEVKDVHEVGHIINEFFEQKVEETLVQPTFVYGHPVEISPLAKKNPEDERFTDRFELFIVRREHANAFTELNDPIDQRQRFEAQLAEKAAGNDEAHEMDNDFIEALEYGMPPTGGLGIGIDRLIMLLTNSPSIRDVLLFPTMRHITK; encoded by the coding sequence GTGAAACAAGTGTCAAATATAGAAGAATTAAATGATCAGCTATTGGTGAGACGCCAAAAAATGACGACGATACTAGAAAACGGACAAGATCCATTTGGAAGCCGTTTTGAGCGTACACATTTATCTGCAGAAGTACGTGAACAATTTGCAGACCAAACAAAAGAACAACTTGAAGAAAACCTTCAAGAGGTGATTATTGCGGGACGTATTATGACGAAACGCGGTAAAGGAAAAGCTGGTTTTGCCCATATTCAAGATTTAGCAGGACAAATCCAAATTTATGTTCGCCAAGATCATGTAGGTGAAGAAGCATATGAGTTGTTTAAACAGGCTGACTTAGGGGATATCGTAGGTGTACGTGGAAATGTATTCCGTACGCAAGTTGGAGAGCTTTCAGTAAAAGCTGAGGACTTCACATTCCTTACAAAAGCTTTACGTCCTATGCCGGAGAAATTCCACGGCTTACAGGATGTTGAGCAACGTTATCGCCAACGTTATTTAGATCTAATGACAAATGAAGATAGCAAAAAAACGTTTATCACTCGTTCTAAAATTATCCGTGCAATCCGAAATTATTTAGATAACGCTGGATATTTAGAAGTAGAAACACCAATGCTTCATACAATTGCTGGTGGCGCAGCTGCTCGTCCATTTATTACGCATCATAATGCACTTGATATGGAATTATATATGCGAATCGCCATCGAATTGCATTTAAAACGTTTAATAGTTGGTGGTTTAGAAAAGGTTTACGAAATTGGTCGTGTGTTCCGTAACGAAGGAATCTCTACACGTCACAATCCAGAGTTTACAATGATTGAGCTATATGAAGCATATGCTGATTATCAAGATATCATGTCTCTAACTGAAAACCTTATTGCACATGTTGCTCAAGAAGTGCTTGGTACAACAACGGTTCAATATGGAGAAGATGAGATCAACCTTGCAGTAGGCTGGAAACGAGTTCATATGGTAGACGCTGTAAAAGAGGCAACTGGTGTGGACTTCTGGCAGCCAATGACAAAAGAACAAGCTCAAACGCTTGCTAAAGAGCATGGAGTAGAAGTAAAAGATGTTCATGAAGTAGGTCATATTATCAATGAATTCTTTGAACAAAAGGTAGAAGAGACACTTGTACAACCTACATTTGTATATGGCCACCCAGTAGAAATCTCTCCTCTAGCGAAGAAAAATCCAGAGGACGAGCGTTTCACAGATCGCTTTGAGTTATTTATCGTTCGTCGTGAGCATGCAAATGCCTTCACAGAGCTAAATGATCCTATCGACCAACGCCAACGTTTTGAAGCACAATTAGCAGAAAAAGCGGCAGGTAACGATGAGGCACATGAAATGGACAATGATTTCATTGAAGCGTTGGAATACGGTATGCCTCCAACAGGTGGTTTAGGAATCGGTATTGACCGTTTAATTATGCTCCTTACAAATTCACCATCAATTCGTGACGTATTATTGTTCCCAACAATGCGCCATATTACAAAGTAG
- a CDS encoding LytTR family DNA-binding domain-containing protein — protein MNNEVNSFAKDISQQYILMMQDWVPADSSFAIAVDNSYIYFHSGHQNIHLEIGQQVMPGSIAEQVLRTQKKTDAILDNSLFDTPYYGMGYPIYIDHKPAALVVVLPSTFTKKKTEPFQFLTGKQEEEWKPVAIDRISHIESLQKKTWFYVEKEQFKTNITLKELQLRLPTYFIRIHRSYIVNIYFIKKMARDLTSNFIVTLIDGSELPVSQSYINNLRSALEF, from the coding sequence ATGAACAATGAGGTAAATTCATTTGCAAAAGATATTTCACAACAATATATTTTAATGATGCAAGACTGGGTACCAGCCGATTCATCCTTTGCAATTGCAGTTGATAATTCTTATATTTACTTTCACTCAGGCCATCAAAATATTCATCTAGAGATCGGACAACAAGTGATGCCAGGGAGTATTGCGGAGCAAGTGCTACGGACTCAGAAAAAAACAGATGCCATATTAGATAATTCCTTATTCGATACGCCATATTACGGTATGGGTTATCCAATATACATTGATCATAAACCAGCTGCACTGGTCGTTGTCTTACCGTCCACCTTCACCAAGAAAAAAACTGAACCATTTCAGTTTTTAACAGGAAAGCAGGAGGAGGAATGGAAGCCAGTAGCAATCGATAGAATATCTCATATAGAAAGCTTGCAGAAAAAAACATGGTTTTATGTAGAAAAAGAACAGTTTAAAACGAATATTACACTCAAAGAGCTTCAATTAAGATTACCGACCTACTTTATTCGCATTCATCGTTCCTATATTGTAAATATTTATTTTATAAAAAAGATGGCACGAGACCTAACATCAAACTTTATTGTTACATTAATTGACGGAAGTGAATTACCTGTGAGCCAATCATATATTAATAATCTTAGAAGTGCTCTTGAATTTTAA
- the aceA gene encoding isocitrate lyase: MSTRQERIEALEKQWAENPRWAGIERTYSAEEVVKLQGTIVLEQTLAQKGATRLWNSLHEEPFINALGALTGNQAVQQVKAGLKAIYLSGWQVAADANLSGQMYPDQSLYPANSVPAVVKRINQALQRADQIDHAEGRVDQFDWFAPIVADAEAGFGGPLNVFELVKGMIEAGAAGVHLEDQLASEKKCGHLGGKVLLPTQNAIRNLIAARLATDVMGVDTILIARTDADAADMVTSDIDPRDAEFITGERTPEGFFRTKAGIKQAIARGLAYAPYADLIWCETSKPSLEEAREFAEAIHAEFPGKMLAYNCSPSFNWKANLSEEEIAEYQRELGKLGYKFQFVTLAGFHALNHSMFELAHDYKDNGMAAYSKLQQAEFASESKGYTATRHQREVGTGYFDEISQVISGGTSSTTAMAGSTETEQFV; encoded by the coding sequence ATGTCAACTCGTCAAGAAAGAATCGAAGCTTTAGAAAAACAATGGGCTGAAAACCCACGCTGGGCTGGTATTGAGCGCACATATTCAGCTGAAGAGGTTGTTAAATTACAGGGCACAATTGTACTTGAACAAACATTAGCCCAAAAAGGCGCTACTAGACTTTGGAATTCGTTACATGAGGAACCGTTTATTAATGCATTGGGGGCATTAACGGGTAATCAGGCAGTGCAACAAGTAAAAGCCGGATTAAAGGCTATTTATCTATCAGGCTGGCAAGTAGCTGCGGATGCAAACCTTTCTGGACAAATGTATCCTGATCAATCTTTATACCCTGCTAACTCTGTACCAGCAGTAGTAAAACGTATCAATCAAGCACTACAACGCGCCGATCAAATTGATCATGCTGAAGGTCGTGTCGATCAATTTGATTGGTTCGCACCAATCGTCGCAGATGCAGAAGCAGGTTTTGGTGGTCCTCTAAACGTGTTTGAACTTGTAAAGGGCATGATTGAAGCTGGGGCTGCTGGTGTTCACTTAGAAGATCAATTAGCGTCAGAAAAGAAATGTGGGCATCTAGGCGGTAAAGTTTTACTTCCAACACAAAATGCTATCCGTAATTTAATTGCTGCTCGATTAGCAACAGATGTTATGGGTGTAGATACAATTTTAATTGCTCGTACGGATGCAGATGCTGCAGATATGGTTACTTCAGATATTGACCCACGTGATGCGGAGTTCATAACTGGTGAACGTACACCAGAAGGTTTCTTCCGTACAAAAGCTGGTATTAAACAAGCAATTGCTCGTGGATTAGCTTACGCACCATATGCAGATTTAATTTGGTGTGAGACTTCCAAACCATCACTTGAGGAAGCTCGTGAATTTGCTGAAGCAATTCATGCTGAATTCCCAGGTAAAATGCTTGCGTACAATTGCTCACCTTCGTTCAACTGGAAAGCAAATCTTTCAGAAGAAGAAATTGCAGAATACCAACGAGAACTTGGTAAGTTGGGTTACAAATTCCAATTTGTTACGTTAGCAGGCTTCCATGCACTTAACCACTCCATGTTTGAGCTTGCACATGATTATAAAGATAATGGTATGGCTGCATATTCTAAACTACAGCAAGCTGAATTTGCTTCTGAATCCAAAGGGTATACAGCTACACGCCATCAACGCGAAGTAGGTACTGGATATTTTGATGAAATTTCTCAAGTTATTTCTGGTGGTACTTCTTCTACAACAGCAATGGCAGGCTCTACTGAAACTGAACAGTTTGTTTAA
- the aceB gene encoding malate synthase A — protein sequence MEQATTGKLKIVGEQNEQTKEILTPEALNFVLALHEKFDTRRKELLDARQERQKRLDAGEKLDFLAETKHIREGDWTIAPLPKDLQDRRVEITGPVDRKMVINALNSGAKMFMACFEDASSPTWENMIGGQINMRDAINKTIEFSQASNGKTYKLNKETAVLLVRPRGLHLLEKHVLVDGEPISGSFFDFGLYLFHNAKNALAQGTGPYFYLPKLESHLEARLWNDVFVFAQDYIGIPQGTIKATVLIETILAAFEMDEILYELREHSAGLNCGRWDYIFSYIKRLRNQADVILPDRGQVTMTVPFMKAYTSLCIQTCHKRNAPAMGGMAAQIPVKNDDEANAIAFAKVAEDKRREATEGHDGTWVAHPGMVATAMEQFDAIMTTPNQIHKKREDVHVTAEDLVAVPEGTITLEGLRINCSVGVQYIASWLRGNGAAPINNLMEDAATAEISRTQVWQWIRHPKGILDDGRGITLAFVLEILEEELVKIKEAVGEQAYSSGRYIEAAELFKSLIEQDEFAEFLTLPGYEKLA from the coding sequence ATGGAACAAGCAACAACAGGTAAGCTTAAAATTGTTGGAGAACAGAACGAGCAAACAAAAGAAATTTTAACACCTGAAGCTCTTAATTTTGTTCTTGCCCTGCATGAAAAATTTGATACTCGCCGTAAGGAGTTGTTGGATGCTCGTCAAGAACGCCAAAAACGACTTGATGCGGGAGAAAAGCTTGATTTCTTAGCAGAGACGAAGCATATTCGTGAAGGTGATTGGACAATTGCACCACTTCCAAAGGACCTGCAAGATCGCCGTGTTGAGATTACAGGACCTGTTGATCGTAAGATGGTTATTAATGCTTTAAACTCGGGAGCAAAAATGTTTATGGCATGTTTCGAGGATGCTTCTTCTCCGACATGGGAAAATATGATTGGTGGTCAAATTAATATGCGTGATGCTATTAATAAGACGATAGAATTTTCACAAGCATCCAATGGTAAAACGTATAAATTAAATAAAGAAACAGCAGTGCTTTTAGTTCGTCCACGAGGTCTACACTTGCTTGAGAAGCATGTTCTTGTCGATGGAGAGCCGATTTCAGGTAGCTTCTTTGATTTTGGTTTATATCTATTCCATAATGCAAAAAATGCGCTAGCGCAAGGTACTGGTCCATATTTCTATCTGCCAAAGCTTGAAAGTCATTTAGAGGCTCGTCTATGGAATGATGTCTTTGTATTTGCCCAAGATTATATTGGCATTCCACAGGGAACAATAAAAGCTACTGTACTAATTGAAACGATTTTAGCGGCGTTTGAGATGGATGAAATTTTATATGAGCTACGCGAACATTCAGCTGGTCTGAATTGTGGACGTTGGGATTATATTTTCAGTTATATTAAACGTCTTCGCAATCAAGCTGATGTTATTTTGCCAGATCGTGGGCAAGTAACAATGACCGTACCGTTTATGAAGGCCTATACGTCTTTATGCATACAAACATGTCATAAGCGTAATGCACCAGCAATGGGGGGAATGGCTGCACAAATTCCTGTTAAAAATGATGATGAGGCGAATGCTATAGCATTTGCGAAAGTGGCAGAAGATAAACGTCGTGAAGCAACAGAGGGGCACGATGGTACTTGGGTAGCACATCCTGGTATGGTTGCAACTGCAATGGAGCAGTTTGATGCCATTATGACAACACCTAACCAAATTCATAAAAAACGTGAGGATGTACACGTAACTGCAGAAGATTTAGTAGCGGTGCCAGAGGGAACAATTACGCTTGAAGGTCTTCGTATTAACTGTAGTGTCGGTGTACAATATATTGCTTCATGGCTACGGGGTAATGGTGCTGCACCAATTAACAACTTGATGGAGGATGCCGCAACAGCAGAAATTTCTCGTACGCAAGTATGGCAATGGATTCGTCATCCAAAAGGAATCTTAGATGATGGACGTGGTATTACGTTAGCATTTGTCCTAGAAATATTGGAAGAAGAGCTTGTGAAGATTAAAGAGGCTGTTGGGGAACAAGCTTATAGCAGTGGTCGCTACATTGAAGCAGCTGAACTGTTTAAATCCTTAATTGAGCAAGATGAATTTGCGGAATTTTTGACACTTCCAGGATATGAAAAATTAGCATAA
- a CDS encoding O-methyltransferase: MTEMNVWQNVDHYFMDKLLPINKHLNAVLQTNKAASIPEIDVSPTQGRLLYLLAKMKAAANILEIGTLGGYSSICLAQALPREGKLVTLEINEEYAKVARKNIKNAGYEEKIEVIVGNALETLPELKNEGRLFDFIFIDADKPNNPAYLKWAIQLAHLGAIIVADNVVRDGAITDKNSEDERVRGIQQFMELLKEEPRIEATAIQTVGVKGYDGFVLAIVN, from the coding sequence ATGACAGAGATGAATGTTTGGCAAAATGTAGATCATTATTTTATGGATAAGCTCCTCCCAATAAACAAACATCTTAATGCTGTACTACAGACGAATAAAGCTGCAAGTATTCCAGAGATCGATGTATCTCCTACGCAAGGGAGACTATTATATTTATTAGCCAAAATGAAAGCCGCAGCAAATATTTTAGAAATTGGCACACTTGGTGGTTATAGCAGTATTTGCTTAGCCCAAGCTCTTCCTCGAGAAGGTAAACTAGTTACTTTAGAAATTAATGAAGAGTACGCAAAGGTTGCAAGGAAAAATATCAAGAATGCAGGTTATGAGGAAAAAATTGAGGTTATTGTTGGAAACGCATTAGAAACATTGCCAGAGTTAAAAAATGAAGGGCGCTTATTTGACTTTATTTTTATTGACGCTGATAAACCGAATAACCCCGCTTACTTGAAGTGGGCCATACAATTAGCTCATTTAGGTGCTATAATCGTTGCAGATAATGTAGTACGTGATGGTGCAATAACTGATAAAAATAGTGAGGATGAACGTGTACGCGGTATTCAGCAATTTATGGAACTACTAAAAGAGGAACCTAGAATTGAGGCAACAGCTATACAAACAGTTGGTGTAAAAGGCTATGACGGCTTTGTACTTGCTATCGTAAACTAA
- a CDS encoding LysR family transcriptional regulator produces the protein MNIHGLKLFYQVATTGSFTKAAEILRISQPAVSSQIKRFEHEIGVQLFKQQGRGVVLTEFGEALAEKAQNLIALEHHIETFIEEYRLAKAGNLHIVATYLPANFLIPKWAAHFKAVNEHVNLMITTTNTKDAFEQLIHYKADIAIYGGGMSERPKEIEWEELYEDELWFVVSPTHRYAHQNITLVEMFQEPFIMREEGSSMREHLFSLCQTYQVKPPNIALQFNGINETIRSVMAGYGANFISSLAVREYVENGQLARVYVKDIHAIKHKIAICTRNNEKHNLLVQKFIETIKSSPI, from the coding sequence ATGAATATTCATGGCTTAAAATTGTTTTATCAAGTTGCAACTACAGGTAGTTTCACAAAAGCTGCAGAAATATTACGTATAAGCCAGCCCGCTGTTTCGAGTCAAATTAAACGATTCGAACATGAAATAGGAGTACAGCTTTTTAAGCAACAGGGACGAGGGGTAGTTCTCACAGAATTTGGTGAGGCACTAGCGGAGAAAGCTCAAAATCTTATCGCCCTTGAACATCATATTGAAACATTTATAGAAGAATACCGGCTTGCAAAGGCAGGAAATTTACATATAGTCGCTACCTACCTGCCAGCAAATTTTCTAATTCCAAAATGGGCTGCTCACTTCAAGGCTGTAAATGAGCATGTCAATTTAATGATTACAACGACCAATACAAAGGATGCCTTTGAACAACTTATTCATTATAAAGCGGATATTGCTATTTACGGGGGAGGAATGTCCGAAAGACCTAAAGAAATAGAGTGGGAGGAGCTTTATGAAGATGAATTATGGTTTGTCGTGTCTCCAACTCATCGCTATGCACACCAAAACATTACCTTAGTTGAAATGTTTCAGGAGCCGTTTATTATGAGAGAGGAAGGAAGTTCGATGAGAGAGCATCTTTTTTCACTATGCCAAACATATCAGGTGAAACCTCCGAACATTGCGCTTCAATTTAATGGAATTAATGAAACAATTCGATCGGTCATGGCGGGTTATGGAGCGAACTTTATTTCTTCTCTTGCAGTTAGAGAATATGTAGAGAATGGGCAATTGGCTAGGGTTTATGTTAAGGATATCCATGCTATTAAACATAAAATTGCTATTTGTACGAGGAACAATGAAAAGCATAACTTGCTTGTACAAAAATTTATTGAAACCATCAAGAGTTCTCCTATTTGA
- a CDS encoding GntR family transcriptional regulator: protein MFIQIEPQSDVPIYEQVTRQIIEGIARGEMKPGDTLPSVRSLAADLGVNMHTVNKSYHELEAKGIIVIRPKSGAIISSTEERALTPEQLQQIEKNLKPVVAEGMVLGATAEQIEHMMKKVFAELQIPAEGV, encoded by the coding sequence ATGTTCATTCAAATAGAGCCACAATCGGACGTACCTATTTATGAGCAGGTGACACGTCAAATCATTGAAGGCATTGCAAGAGGTGAGATGAAGCCAGGGGATACCCTACCATCTGTTCGGAGTTTAGCTGCTGATTTAGGTGTAAATATGCATACTGTTAATAAGAGCTATCATGAATTAGAAGCCAAAGGTATTATAGTTATTCGGCCAAAATCGGGAGCTATTATAAGTTCTACAGAGGAGCGAGCTTTGACACCTGAGCAATTACAACAAATCGAAAAGAATTTGAAGCCTGTTGTGGCAGAAGGTATGGTGCTCGGCGCAACAGCAGAACAAATTGAGCACATGATGAAAAAGGTGTTCGCTGAATTGCAAATACCAGCAGAGGGAGTGTAG